The Aspergillus fumigatus Af293 chromosome 3, whole genome shotgun sequence region GAACCAAAGAGTTAGTAGGGTAGTACTTGATGGGGCGGAGCCGCGGAGCATCCCAATCCTTACTTCGGTGGGAGGAACTGCCACAGAGCTCCATATGGTTATTGCCGGAGGGTTGCTGAAATGTAAACGACATTTTTTTGTCCGAtcatacggagtagataggtagTGATGGATCTGTTAAGGATgtgatcttctccttccgcTCCTAGATTCATGATGTCTATCGCCAATTGGTCCTGTTTCGAAGGCCTGAGGCATCAGCCCGTCTACTTACATGCTTGGCTTGCACTACCACCCCCAATCTAACTCGGGATACCTCAGTTGATCATAAGTAGCATGGGATATGTTCTCAGATTCGATGAAAGTTTGATCTGTTTAACGTGCTTACTAGAGATACTGTTTCTAGTCGGTCCAACTTACTGAAGCAACTGATGGCAGCATCATGTAACTGTATTCTTCGCGGATATATCGGACGAAGTAGAGGTCATAGTCCATTCAATCTACCAGGAGCGCTCATACAGATTCTTTGTCCGCTATATCAAGGCCCAAGATATATCAAAAAATATGGGCAGATAAGATTTTTGGCCAGCGGAACGACGGAGAATGACGCCAATTGCTCTCCTTCCAGGACTGAACACCGTATTTGGTTTGCTTCACCGTTTGCTGGAATCTAGCAGACACAGACCAGTCATAATGTAAGCTCTACGCTCACGAAGAATTCAGGCTGGCTTCTCCCGGAGTCTACTGTATTGAACTACAGATTGTTTCACTGTTGAGAAAAGCCAAAGACATGCCAACCCGCATGTAAACGAAACAGATGGCTACCTGCATATCAGATGTAGGCTGAGAATATTGGGCAAGACCATCAGTCGTCTGATTTGATTGTCTATCCTCCTCTATCCTTCTGCTACCATGCTTCCATGTATCATAACGGTTGTCAGTGTGGGGAAAAGACATTTGGAAGCATCAACCAGCTCCAGTGACTATGAGAAGCCATAGTGAGCCTTCTATTCCTCTATTTCCCTATATTCACGGTATTCCAGGATCACATACAGCGAGTTGGGCTTCCACTCTATGGAAGATGCAGTGCTCACTGCATTCATTATATTCCTAGCTGACTCATTGCCTTCTACAACTTCCTTTGCCTTCTCCAGCCGCTCCAGTTGTTACGCTCTAGTAGTggctctctctttttttgagCCTGCAATCCAGACAATCGCATTCAAAGAAACACAGAACAACTGACAGAAGAAAGACCTGCATCACCAGGACGCGTCAGGTTGGGTAACGGGTCCGCTTAGTCGGCGACTCTGCTCTCTACTATTCCGGTAGCTTCTGTAGCTGGTGTTtgttttgatttcttcaGTCTCCCATCTTCCTCTGAGAGAAattcgatctccttctttcctcctcatccatcctctgtgaagaagctcatACAGTGCTCTACTTTTGAGTGTGAATCGTCATAGTCTTCTGATCATCTTCTATCAGTGTGGTAAGCGATTTCTGCTAGGTGAGATGTCTCCCTCGCTTTGTTGCGCTCAgctgctctctctctcttcatATCTCTCTTATCATCACCCTGTATCACCATTTCCTACTCAGCGTTTATTGATTCTCTTTCCCTGTGGCCAAGTCCTTTTATCATACCTTGAGCATGCATTATGTCATTGGCGTCCGTTATTGTGTTTTAAGGAGAATTTCTGACATATTTATGCGTTTTAGGCTTCCATACGCCTTCTAAGTTCCTAAGTATCGATCACCTTGTCAGAATGGAGAGCTTCGATGTCACGGACATTAGCAATGCGCTCAAGGAAGTGACCGGCGAAAAGATAAACAAAAACGTCGAAGCTTCCAATCTCGCTCGTGAGAAGGGATGGGTTCTACCCGAGCAGTACGACTACACCAAGTACAACAGTGGTTCTGCTGAGAAGCCGGAAGAGGTCACTGAACAAAGTGAAATCCCGGAGTGGGCTGCCAAAGCTGCTAAGTATGAATGGAACGATGAGTTCGGTGATGTCGGTCCTCCCAACAAAGAACTCGAGGATATGTTGTTCCGTAACGAGTTCATCAATCGTGCTGGCCTCAAGATTGGCAAGTATGTGGATATCTTCATGAATCAATGAGGACTTTCCAGCTGACCCGGCGAAGTCTACAGAAGATCGATGTCATTGCTGAAAGTAGAGAGCGTCCTCACCCAGTCAAGAACGTAAGTTGTTGCCGTCCCTAGTTATGATATATCCGTACTCAGTATTCGACGACTCCAAGTTTGACGACGCTGGTCTCCATCCTATTATGCGCGAGAACATTCGTCTATGCAACTATGAGGTCCCAACGCCTATCCAGGCCTACGCCATTCCTGCTGTTCTTACCGGTCATGATCTGATTGCCATTGCCCAGACGGGTGAGTATGAGAGCTGATACCCCTCGTCTAACACGACTAACAAAACCAACGAGTTAGGTTCTGGTAAAACGGCAGCTTTTCTGATTCCTGTGCTTTCCCAGCTTATGGGCAAGGCCAAAAAGCTAGCAGCCCCCCGTCCTAACTTGGCCAACGGCTTTGATCCTTCAGTCGATGCTGTTCGTGCCGAGCCACTGGTGCTTATCGTTGCACCAACCAGAGAATTATCCACTCAGATTTTCGACGAGGCTCGTCGTCTATGCTATCGCTCTATGTTGCGCCCCTGCGTCGTTTACGGTGGCGCTCCCGTGCGTGAGCAGCGTGAGGAACTCCAGAAGGGCTGTGACATTCTCATCGGTACTCCAGGCAGACTGCTGGACTTTATGGACAAGCCTCATGTCCTTTCTCTTCGCCGGGTCAAGTAAGTAATATCCTCTTAATTATTTACTTTCAAACTAACCAGTTCTGTAAGGTATACCATCATCGATGAAgccgatgagcttcttctctcGGACTGGGAATCCGACTTCACCAGAATCATGTCTGGCGGAGGTGTGAAATCACTGTTTGTCCTTTTCTTTACTATTATGCTGACTGCCAGAAGACGTGAACGAGGATGCAGATCATCGTTACATGATGTTCTCTGCAACCTTCAACCGCGAATGTCGTCGTTTGGCCCGCAAATTCCTTGCGGAAGACCATGTTCGTATCCGCATTGGACGCCCTGGCAGCACCCACATAAACGTCGATCAGACCGTAAGCAAATTGAAGGCCCAAAGCGAGCCGGAAGCGATACTAAAAATGTATAGATCATCTATGCCGAGGATCACCTTAAAAAGCAATGCCTTTACGACCTTCTTCTGGCAATGCCGCCATCGCGGACCTTGATCTTTGTCAACACGAAAATTCAGGCCGATTTTCTCGATGATTTTCTATACAACATGGGTCTTCCGAGCACCTCTATCCATTCCGATCGGACTCAGCGTGAACGTGAGGATGCTCTGTGAGTTACTTCTCTCCAATGAAGCGAAGCTAGTGCTGATCCATCAACAGGCGTTCCTTCCGAAGTGCTAGATGCCCTATCATGGTGGCCACTGGCGTCTCGGCTCGTGGACTTGACATCAAGAACGTTATGCACGTCGTCAATTTCGATTTGCCGAGTGCCGCCCATGGTGGCATCACTGAGTATATTCATCGTATTGGTGAGCATATCGGCTACGTACACTATCTTGGTCTGCCAGCTAACGGTCCACAGGACGTACTGCACGCATTGGCAACGAAGGCCTTGCAACCTCCTTTTACAATGACAAAAACTCCGATATCGCCCCCGACCTCGTGAAGATCTTGATTGAAACCGGCCAGAAGGTCCCCGATTTCCTTGAGTCCTATAAACCTGCCGATGACGTGG contains the following coding sequences:
- a CDS encoding DEAD/DEAH box helicase; the encoded protein is MESFDVTDISNALKEVTGEKINKNVEASNLAREKGWVLPEQYDYTKYNSGSAEKPEEVTEQSEIPEWAAKAAKYEWNDEFGDVGPPNKELEDMLFRNEFINRAGLKIGNLQKIDVIAESRERPHPVKNFDDAGLHPIMRENIRLCNYEVPTPIQAYAIPAVLTGHDLIAIAQTGSGKTAAFLIPVLSQLMGKAKKLAAPRPNLANGFDPSVDAVRAEPLVLIVAPTRELSTQIFDEARRLCYRSMLRPCVVYGGAPVREQREELQKGCDILIGTPGRLLDFMDKPHVLSLRRVKYTIIDEADELLLSDWESDFTRIMSGGDVNEDADHRYMMFSATFNRECRRLARKFLAEDHVRIRIGRPGSTHINVDQTIIYAEDHLKKQCLYDLLLAMPPSRTLIFVNTKIQADFLDDFLYNMGLPSTSIHSDRTQREREDALRSFRSARCPIMVATGVSARGLDIKNVMHVVNFDLPSAAHGGITEYIHRIGRTARIGNEGLATSFYNDKNSDIAPDLVKILIETGQKVPDFLESYKPADDVVKFDDDTDDEAADGDDNVITNNDDAGTVWSGIPMESSSDDAPVSTDWE